A genome region from Thermomonospora amylolytica includes the following:
- a CDS encoding PucR family transcriptional regulator — protein sequence MGIYRWLSRLPAALPDAHPGLARLLDDDPGLAHTLETYLDLAGNAQDAAARLGLHRSTLYHRLRRIERLTGADLANGEDRLSLHIGLKLAHLAGR from the coding sequence CTGGGGATCTACCGCTGGCTGTCGCGCCTGCCGGCCGCGCTGCCGGACGCCCACCCGGGCCTGGCGCGCCTGCTGGACGACGACCCCGGCCTCGCCCACACCCTGGAGACCTACCTGGACCTGGCGGGCAACGCCCAGGACGCCGCCGCCCGCCTGGGCCTGCACCGCAGCACCCTCTACCACCGCCTGCGCCGCATAGAACGCCTCACCGGCGCCGACCTCGCCAACGGCGAGGACCGCCTGTCCCTCCACATCGGCCTGAAACTCGCCCACCTGGCCGGTCGCTGA
- a CDS encoding LysE family translocator, whose amino-acid sequence MIGHLVAFVGVSLVVICTPGPDTVLTVRNAISGGRRSGVWTAAGVAAGQAVWTVAASLGIAGLIHASEPAFLTLKYAGAAYLVYLGAQSLRAAWRGGEGRTAETAAGLRLTPARSLGQGLINDLANPKMAAFFMSLLPQFAPAGDGAFTAMLALGLVFCLLTFAWLAFYSLAIDRARTLLARSRVRRALDALTGGVLIAFGARLALTQR is encoded by the coding sequence ATGATCGGTCATCTGGTCGCCTTCGTCGGCGTCTCCCTCGTCGTGATCTGCACCCCCGGCCCCGACACCGTCCTGACCGTGCGCAACGCGATCTCCGGCGGCCGTCGCAGCGGTGTCTGGACGGCCGCCGGGGTCGCCGCCGGGCAGGCGGTGTGGACGGTCGCCGCGAGCCTGGGCATCGCCGGCCTGATCCACGCCTCCGAACCGGCGTTCCTGACGCTCAAGTACGCGGGCGCGGCCTACCTGGTCTACCTCGGCGCCCAGTCCCTGCGGGCCGCCTGGCGCGGCGGCGAGGGGCGCACCGCCGAGACGGCCGCGGGGCTGCGGCTCACGCCGGCGCGCTCACTGGGACAGGGCCTGATCAACGATCTGGCCAACCCCAAGATGGCGGCGTTCTTCATGAGCCTGCTGCCGCAGTTCGCCCCCGCGGGGGACGGCGCGTTCACCGCCATGCTGGCGCTCGGCCTGGTGTTCTGCCTGCTGACGTTCGCCTGGCTGGCCTTCTACAGCCTCGCGATCGACAGGGCCCGCACGCTGCTGGCCCGCTCGCGCGTCCGCCGTGCCCTGGACGCGCTCACCGGCGGCGTGCTGATCGCCTTCGGCGCCCGCCTGGCCCTGACCCAGCGCTGA
- a CDS encoding GNAT family N-acetyltransferase, with protein sequence MSAGERLRTGRQVFIRRLTDDDRDEFIRRAAESREFHDPWVFLPTTPERFAAYRSRFDGTTAEGFLVCTLDTHALAGFINVSNIIRGPYQRATLGYGAFLPHAGKGHLSEGLRLVIGYCFTTLGLHRLEADIQPANESSKTFVHRHGFRKEGYSPSFALVNGTWKDHERWALTAPA encoded by the coding sequence GTGTCCGCCGGAGAACGCCTGCGCACAGGCCGCCAGGTCTTCATCCGCCGGCTCACCGACGACGACCGGGACGAGTTCATCCGCCGTGCCGCCGAGAGCCGCGAATTCCACGACCCCTGGGTCTTCCTCCCCACCACGCCGGAACGCTTCGCCGCCTACCGTTCCCGCTTCGACGGCACCACCGCCGAGGGCTTCCTGGTCTGCACCCTCGACACCCATGCCCTCGCCGGTTTCATCAACGTGAGCAACATCATCCGCGGCCCCTACCAGCGGGCCACCCTGGGCTACGGCGCCTTCCTCCCCCACGCCGGGAAAGGCCACCTCTCCGAGGGCCTGCGCCTGGTCATCGGCTACTGCTTCACCACCCTCGGCCTGCACCGCCTGGAAGCCGACATCCAGCCCGCCAACGAGTCCTCCAAGACCTTCGTCCACCGCCACGGCTTCCGCAAAGAGGGCTACTCCCCCTCCTTCGCCCTGGTCAACGGCACCTGGAAAGACCACGAACGCTGGGCCCTCACCGCCCCCGCCTGA
- a CDS encoding bifunctional RNase H/acid phosphatase, translating to MSRRLVVEADGGSRGNPGPAGYGAVVKDAFTGEVLAEVAEAIGHATNNVAEYRGLIAGLRAAAGIDPAARVEVRMDSKLVVEQMSGRWKIKHPDMIPLALQAREAASGLGSVSYGWVPRDRNAHADRLANEAMDAAARGETWTRRAEPEESEPDPEPAAPAGPSVGATRTPTVTLLLRHGETPLSIEKRFAGASDVPLTDTGVEQARAAAQALKGRGVDAVVTSPLARCQATAAEVAAATGAPVRVEEGFREADFGEWEGLTFAEVRERWPEQMNAWLADPSVAPPGGESFEQVARRVRIALDKLKVRHRHQTVLVVSHVTPIKLLLRDALQAPMSSLYRMHLDTSSLSRIDWYDDGPAVVRSLNDTHHLPPA from the coding sequence GTGAGCCGCAGGCTGGTCGTCGAGGCCGACGGCGGCTCGCGCGGCAACCCCGGCCCGGCCGGGTACGGGGCGGTGGTCAAGGACGCGTTCACCGGCGAGGTGCTGGCGGAGGTGGCCGAGGCGATCGGCCACGCCACCAACAACGTCGCCGAGTACCGCGGCCTGATCGCCGGGCTGCGCGCCGCCGCCGGGATCGACCCCGCGGCCCGCGTGGAGGTCCGGATGGACTCCAAGCTCGTCGTGGAGCAGATGTCGGGCCGCTGGAAGATCAAGCACCCCGACATGATCCCGCTGGCGCTCCAGGCCCGGGAGGCGGCGTCGGGCCTGGGCTCGGTGTCGTACGGCTGGGTGCCCCGCGACCGCAACGCGCACGCCGACCGGCTGGCCAACGAGGCGATGGACGCCGCCGCCCGCGGCGAGACCTGGACCCGCAGGGCCGAGCCGGAGGAGTCCGAGCCGGACCCCGAACCGGCCGCCCCCGCCGGTCCCTCGGTGGGGGCGACGCGCACGCCCACGGTGACGCTGCTGCTGCGGCACGGCGAGACCCCGCTGTCGATCGAGAAGCGGTTCGCGGGCGCGTCGGACGTTCCGCTGACCGACACCGGCGTGGAGCAGGCCCGCGCCGCCGCGCAGGCGCTCAAGGGCCGCGGGGTCGACGCCGTGGTCACCTCGCCGCTGGCCCGCTGCCAGGCGACGGCGGCCGAGGTGGCGGCGGCGACCGGCGCGCCGGTACGGGTCGAGGAGGGTTTCCGGGAGGCCGACTTCGGCGAGTGGGAGGGCCTGACGTTCGCCGAGGTCCGCGAACGCTGGCCCGAGCAGATGAACGCCTGGCTGGCCGACCCCTCGGTGGCCCCGCCCGGCGGCGAGAGCTTCGAGCAGGTCGCCCGCCGGGTCCGGATCGCGCTGGACAAGCTGAAGGTCCGCCACCGCCACCAGACGGTCCTGGTGGTCTCCCACGTCACGCCGATCAAGCTGCTGCTGCGCGACGCCCTCCAGGCCCCGATGTCCTCCCTGTACCGGATGCACCTGGACACCTCGTCGCTGTCGCGGATCGACTGGTACGACGACGGCCCGGCGGTCGTCCGCTCCCTCAACGACACCCATCACCTGCCGCCCGCCTGA
- a CDS encoding class I SAM-dependent methyltransferase, translating into MADPGYITVNKALWDERVPIHLANDFYDVAGFKAGGQALREFELAEVGEVAGRRLVHLQCHFGLGTLSWARRGAQVTGLDFSKKAVEAARALADEVRLPARFVTADVYDAPTVLGETYDIVYTGLGALCWLPDIDRWARVVASLLHPGGFAYLAEFHPFADTLDDAEGRTVAFDYFAEGPQVWDEPGMGSYADPQAPVRHTRSIEFAHGLGEVVTALAAAGLRIDFLHEHDYTLWQRFSTLERHGVAYRIPEGRPRIPLMYSLRATKPFA; encoded by the coding sequence ATGGCGGATCCCGGCTACATCACGGTCAACAAAGCGCTCTGGGACGAACGCGTCCCGATTCACCTCGCCAACGACTTCTATGATGTGGCCGGGTTCAAGGCCGGCGGCCAGGCCCTGCGGGAGTTCGAGTTGGCCGAAGTCGGGGAGGTCGCCGGTCGGCGGCTGGTCCACCTGCAGTGCCATTTCGGGCTCGGCACCCTGTCATGGGCTCGCCGAGGCGCACAGGTGACCGGACTGGATTTCTCCAAGAAGGCGGTCGAAGCCGCCCGCGCGCTGGCGGACGAGGTGAGGCTGCCGGCCCGTTTCGTCACGGCCGATGTATACGACGCGCCGACGGTTCTCGGTGAGACCTACGACATCGTCTACACGGGGCTGGGGGCGCTGTGCTGGCTGCCCGACATCGACCGCTGGGCAAGGGTCGTCGCGTCACTGCTGCATCCGGGCGGATTCGCGTACCTCGCGGAGTTCCACCCCTTCGCCGACACCCTTGATGACGCGGAAGGCCGTACGGTCGCCTTCGACTACTTCGCCGAGGGGCCCCAGGTCTGGGACGAGCCGGGCATGGGGAGTTACGCCGATCCGCAGGCACCGGTCCGGCACACCCGGTCGATCGAGTTCGCCCACGGGCTGGGCGAGGTGGTCACGGCCCTGGCCGCCGCCGGCCTGCGCATCGACTTCCTGCACGAGCACGACTACACGCTGTGGCAACGGTTCTCCACCCTGGAACGGCACGGCGTCGCCTACCGGATCCCCGAAGGCCGCCCGCGGATACCGCTGATGTACTCGCTCCGCGCCACCAAGCCTTTCGCGTGA
- a CDS encoding TrpB-like pyridoxal phosphate-dependent enzyme — translation MADDPGRTKILLDESRIPRRWYNVLADLPAPPPPPLHPGTREPVGPDDLAPLFPMDLIEQEVSAERYLEIPEEVREVYRLWRPTPLIRARRLERALGTPARIYFKYEGVSPVGSHKPNTAVPQAFYNARQGVRRLTTETGAGQWGSALAFACSVYGLECEVWMVRASYDQKPYRRLMMRTYGARVHASPSPVTTAGAKILADDPDSPGSLGIAISEAVEVAGGADDTRYALGSVLNHVLTHQTVIGEEALEQLASVGETPDLIVGCTGGGSNFAGLSFPFLREKLAGRMSPVIRAVEPAACPSFTRGRYAYDFGDAAGFTPLLKMHTLGHDFVPDPIHAGGLRYHGMAPLLSHMYELGLFEAVAKPQRECFEAGVLFARTEGIVPAPEPTHALAGAIEEARRCAETGEPKVILTALCGHGHFDMAAYDRHLSGEMEDFDLPQERIDRSLGRLP, via the coding sequence ATGGCCGACGACCCGGGCCGGACCAAGATCCTGCTGGACGAGTCGCGGATTCCGCGGCGCTGGTACAACGTGCTGGCGGATCTGCCCGCGCCGCCTCCGCCGCCGCTGCACCCGGGCACCCGGGAGCCGGTGGGGCCGGACGATCTGGCGCCGCTGTTCCCGATGGACCTCATCGAGCAGGAGGTCAGCGCCGAGCGGTACCTGGAGATCCCCGAGGAGGTCCGCGAGGTCTACCGGCTGTGGCGGCCGACCCCGCTGATCCGGGCGCGGCGGCTGGAACGGGCGCTGGGCACGCCGGCGCGGATCTACTTCAAGTACGAGGGCGTCTCCCCCGTCGGGTCGCACAAGCCCAACACGGCCGTTCCGCAGGCGTTCTACAACGCGCGGCAGGGGGTGCGGCGGCTGACCACCGAGACCGGGGCCGGGCAGTGGGGCAGCGCGCTGGCGTTCGCCTGCTCGGTGTACGGGCTGGAGTGCGAGGTCTGGATGGTCCGCGCCTCCTACGACCAGAAGCCGTACCGGCGGCTGATGATGCGGACGTACGGGGCGCGGGTGCACGCCAGCCCCTCGCCGGTGACGACGGCGGGCGCCAAGATCCTCGCCGACGACCCGGACTCCCCCGGCTCGCTGGGGATCGCCATCAGCGAGGCCGTGGAGGTGGCCGGGGGCGCCGACGACACCCGGTACGCGCTCGGCAGCGTGCTCAACCACGTGCTGACCCACCAGACCGTCATCGGCGAGGAGGCGCTGGAGCAGCTCGCCTCGGTGGGCGAGACCCCCGACCTGATCGTCGGCTGCACCGGCGGCGGGTCGAACTTCGCGGGCCTGTCGTTCCCGTTCCTGCGGGAGAAGCTGGCGGGCCGCATGTCCCCGGTGATCCGGGCGGTGGAACCCGCCGCGTGCCCGTCGTTCACCCGGGGGCGGTACGCGTACGACTTCGGTGACGCGGCCGGGTTCACGCCGCTGCTGAAGATGCACACGCTGGGGCACGACTTCGTGCCCGACCCCATCCACGCGGGCGGCCTGCGCTACCACGGGATGGCCCCGCTGCTGTCGCACATGTACGAGCTGGGCCTGTTCGAGGCGGTCGCCAAGCCGCAGCGGGAGTGCTTCGAGGCCGGGGTGCTGTTCGCCCGCACCGAGGGCATCGTCCCGGCGCCCGAACCCACCCACGCCCTGGCCGGCGCGATCGAGGAGGCCCGCCGCTGCGCCGAGACCGGCGAGCCGAAGGTGATCCTCACCGCCCTGTGCGGCCACGGCCACTTCGACATGGCCGCCTACGACCGCCACCTGTCCGGCGAGATGGAGGACTTCGACCTCCCCCAGGAACGCATCGACCGCTCCCTCGGCCGGCTCCCGTGA
- a CDS encoding GNAT family N-acetyltransferase — translation MLRGGKVGLRARHEDDIPILRAELYDDVVNYSRSQSRPWRPITPGSKDSQLVVDDKEEGRVPFSVVELDGGTLVGTAVLWGIDSHNRSAHIGLGLLPSCRGKGYGTDVVAVLCHYGFVVRGLQRLQIETLADNYAMLRAAERNGFVREGVLRSSAWVLGEFLDEVLLGLLAQDWKPNTQS, via the coding sequence ATGCTCAGGGGCGGCAAGGTCGGGCTCAGGGCTCGGCACGAGGACGACATCCCGATCCTGCGGGCCGAACTCTACGACGACGTGGTCAACTACTCGCGGTCCCAAAGCCGGCCGTGGCGGCCGATCACGCCCGGCTCGAAGGACTCGCAGCTCGTGGTGGACGACAAGGAGGAAGGGCGCGTCCCGTTCTCCGTGGTGGAGCTGGACGGCGGCACGCTGGTCGGCACCGCGGTGCTGTGGGGCATCGACAGCCACAACCGGTCCGCGCACATCGGGCTGGGGCTGCTGCCGTCCTGCCGCGGCAAGGGCTACGGCACCGATGTGGTCGCGGTGCTGTGCCACTACGGTTTCGTCGTGCGCGGCCTGCAGCGGCTGCAGATCGAGACGCTGGCGGACAACTACGCGATGCTGCGCGCCGCCGAGCGCAACGGCTTCGTCCGCGAGGGCGTGCTGCGCTCCTCGGCCTGGGTGCTGGGCGAGTTCCTGGACGAGGTGCTGCTCGGGCTCCTCGCCCAGGACTGGAAGCCGAACACGCAGAGCTAG
- a CDS encoding HEAT repeat domain-containing protein, whose translation MFTVNELVRCINDPDDDSTRAYEVVGEMVASGDKALVPHLATELQKFLNEGDFYGRDVIADALAGLAGIEALPLLIAASARDLGDDQDTLQSTILELISVDEARARVLLENLSADDSPSVRETAAWALEFLEPDLD comes from the coding sequence GTGTTCACCGTAAATGAGCTGGTACGTTGCATCAACGATCCTGACGATGACAGCACCAGAGCGTACGAGGTCGTCGGCGAGATGGTGGCGAGCGGCGACAAGGCGCTGGTGCCGCACCTCGCGACGGAGCTGCAGAAATTTCTGAATGAGGGGGATTTCTATGGCCGCGATGTCATCGCTGACGCACTGGCCGGACTTGCGGGCATCGAGGCCCTGCCTCTTCTGATCGCGGCATCGGCGCGAGATCTGGGCGATGACCAGGATACGCTGCAGTCGACGATTCTCGAATTGATATCGGTGGACGAGGCCCGCGCTCGCGTTCTCCTGGAGAACCTGAGCGCCGATGACTCGCCGTCAGTCCGTGAGACCGCCGCATGGGCCCTGGAGTTCCTGGAACCGGATCTGGACTGA
- a CDS encoding PPOX class F420-dependent oxidoreductase: MRHKIDRTRPEVAMSEIPADIVELLKKPNPAVMAAVKPDGTPVSVATWYLWDDGRILLNLDEGRKRLEYMKANPNISLTVLDDDSWYRHVSLQGTVTFEPDPDLSGIDRLARHYTGKPYPQRDRPRVNAWMTINRHHVWGR, from the coding sequence GTGCGTCACAAGATCGACCGCACACGACCGGAGGTCGCCATGTCCGAGATCCCCGCCGACATCGTCGAACTGCTCAAGAAGCCCAACCCCGCCGTGATGGCGGCGGTGAAGCCCGACGGCACGCCGGTGTCCGTGGCGACCTGGTACCTGTGGGACGACGGCCGGATCCTGCTCAACCTGGACGAGGGCCGCAAGCGCCTGGAGTACATGAAGGCCAACCCCAACATCTCCCTGACGGTGCTGGACGACGACTCCTGGTACCGGCACGTGAGCCTGCAGGGCACGGTGACGTTCGAACCCGACCCCGACCTGTCGGGCATCGACCGCCTGGCCCGGCACTACACCGGGAAGCCGTACCCGCAGCGCGACCGCCCCCGCGTCAACGCCTGGATGACGATCAACCGCCACCACGTGTGGGGCAGGTGA
- a CDS encoding lytic polysaccharide monooxygenase auxiliary activity family 9 protein, which produces MLRHVRTRIRHLLLPLAVAPLMVVPWAGPAAAHGSIVDPASRNYGCWLRWGSDHLNPAMAQQDPMCWQAWQDNPNAMWNWNGLYRNNVGGNHQAAVPDGQLCSGGLTEGGRYRSLDTPGPWKTTDVRSNFTLRLYDQARHGADYFRIYVTRQGYDATTQPLRWSNLELVKVTGRYAPAEYTSIDVSAPGRTGRHVVFTIWQASHMDQAYYICSDVNFV; this is translated from the coding sequence ATGCTTCGTCACGTTCGAACCAGGATCCGTCATCTGCTGCTGCCGCTGGCCGTCGCGCCGCTCATGGTCGTCCCGTGGGCGGGTCCCGCCGCCGCGCACGGCTCCATCGTCGACCCGGCCTCCCGCAACTACGGCTGCTGGCTGCGCTGGGGCAGCGACCACCTGAACCCCGCCATGGCCCAGCAGGACCCGATGTGCTGGCAGGCCTGGCAGGACAACCCCAACGCCATGTGGAACTGGAACGGCCTCTACCGCAACAACGTCGGCGGCAACCACCAGGCCGCCGTCCCCGACGGCCAGCTGTGCAGCGGCGGCCTGACCGAGGGCGGCCGCTACCGCTCCCTGGACACCCCCGGCCCGTGGAAGACCACCGACGTCCGCAGCAACTTCACCCTCCGCCTGTACGACCAGGCCCGGCACGGCGCCGACTACTTCCGCATCTACGTCACCCGCCAGGGCTACGACGCCACCACCCAGCCGCTGCGCTGGAGCAACCTGGAACTGGTCAAGGTGACCGGCCGGTACGCCCCCGCCGAGTACACCTCCATCGACGTCAGCGCCCCCGGGCGCACCGGCCGCCACGTCGTCTTCACGATCTGGCAGGCCTCGCACATGGACCAGGCCTACTACATCTGCAGCGACGTCAACTTCGTCTGA